A part of Capsicum annuum cultivar UCD-10X-F1 chromosome 6, UCD10Xv1.1, whole genome shotgun sequence genomic DNA contains:
- the LOC124899496 gene encoding uncharacterized protein LOC124899496 encodes MTPFECVYGMNPLTPLDLTLFPCELVNRLDGNIRAEAMNKIHEKVRLKLEKKNQEVAIRVNKGRRRLVLEPRKWVWVHLRKERFPNQRKAKIIPREDGLFQVLKRINDNAYQIDLPSDYQVHSTFNNFYLSPVDILDVHEATNLRTNSLQDGEDDTSVKSRPFTRIQDKELQQFQSLFMHLKACESVMHPTKEGYLMGVELLIEALDDVEACGSLLKVPDVVHTPGSDSSWLSACRG; translated from the exons atgactccctttgagtgtgtcTATGGAAtgaacccccttacccctttggatttaactctTTTTCCTTGTGAACTTGTGAATAGATTAGATGGAAACATAAGAGCTGAGGCAATGAATAAAATTCATGAGAAGGTGCGGCTAAAGCTTGAAAAGAAGAACCAAGAGGTTGCAATAAGGGTAAACAAGGGTCGAAGAAGGCTTGTGCTTGAACCCAGAAAGTGGGTATGGGTACACCTGAGGAAGGAGCGGTTTCCAAATCAAAGGAAGGCCAAGATTATTCCTCGAGAAGATGGACTCTTTCAAGTGCTTAaaaggatcaacgacaatgcctaccaAATTGATTTACCCTCGGATTATCAAGTACATTccacttttaataatttttatctttcacCCGTGGACATTCTTGATGTTCATGAAGCCACAAATTTGAGGACAAACTctcttcaagatggagaggatgatacaagtgtcAAGTCAAGGCCTTTCACCCGAATTCAAGATAAAGAacttcaacaatttcaatcattGTTTATGCACTTGAAGGCGTGTGAGAGTGTGATGCATCCAACTAAGGAAGGGTACTTGATG GGAGTTGAACTTCTGATTGAGGCTTTAGATGATGTTGAAGCTTGCGGATCTTTACTTAAG